The following proteins come from a genomic window of Edaphobacter sp. 4G125:
- the argF gene encoding ornithine carbamoyltransferase, producing the protein MGSKTLTMSSKPETSGEGTAPPRKSTVTLGVQSDTAFTEAAKRMCGRDLCSIGDLTVQEMAAIMELAHAVKNHPEDFRHALDAKQMVMFFEKASLRTRLTFEAAINTLGGNAIFVDQTHSPLGERESLPDVARNLERWMNVIVLRTYSHETITEMAACSRVPVVNALSDLEHPCQALADFFTLEERFGSAEGLRFTYIGDGNNVCHSLMLAGAQLGSHVTVATPKGFAPKLEIIHKAIEIAESTGGSITLQHDPVKAATGADAIYTDVCTSMGFEHEATKRAPIFQPYQVNETLMSHAQPDAVFMHCLPAHRNAEVTDAVLDGPQSIVFDQAENRMHAQKALLLMLLGGAKRISSARGRGTQARKRPSLV; encoded by the coding sequence ATGGGTAGCAAAACACTGACGATGAGCTCGAAGCCCGAGACTTCGGGAGAAGGGACAGCTCCCCCTCGCAAGTCAACCGTAACCCTTGGCGTTCAGTCCGACACAGCTTTTACCGAAGCTGCCAAGCGGATGTGCGGACGCGATCTCTGCTCGATCGGTGACCTGACCGTGCAAGAGATGGCCGCCATCATGGAACTGGCTCACGCCGTAAAGAACCATCCGGAAGATTTTCGCCACGCCCTCGATGCCAAGCAAATGGTGATGTTCTTCGAGAAGGCCTCGCTGCGCACGCGGCTAACCTTCGAGGCCGCGATAAACACGCTGGGCGGAAACGCGATCTTTGTCGATCAGACGCATTCCCCATTGGGCGAGCGGGAGTCTCTACCCGATGTAGCGCGCAATCTGGAGCGCTGGATGAACGTGATCGTGTTGCGCACCTACTCACATGAGACCATCACGGAGATGGCGGCCTGCTCCAGGGTTCCGGTCGTCAATGCTCTCTCGGATCTTGAGCACCCCTGCCAGGCCCTTGCAGACTTCTTCACTCTCGAAGAACGCTTCGGCTCGGCCGAGGGCCTGCGATTTACTTACATCGGCGACGGCAATAATGTCTGCCATTCGCTGATGCTGGCTGGAGCGCAGCTCGGATCGCACGTCACGGTCGCCACACCAAAGGGCTTTGCGCCAAAGCTGGAGATCATCCACAAGGCCATCGAAATCGCTGAATCTACCGGCGGCAGCATTACACTGCAACACGATCCCGTAAAGGCGGCCACCGGCGCCGATGCAATCTACACCGACGTCTGCACCAGCATGGGCTTTGAGCACGAAGCCACCAAGCGCGCTCCGATTTTCCAGCCCTACCAGGTGAACGAAACCCTAATGTCGCACGCGCAGCCTGATGCAGTCTTCATGCACTGCCTTCCCGCGCATCGGAATGCCGAAGTCACCGATGCGGTGCTCGACGGCCCGCAGTCGATCGTTTTCGACCAGGCGGAGAACCGGATGCACGCGCAGAAGGCTCTTCTGCTGATGTTGCTGGGGGGAGCCAAGCGCATCTCCAGCGCACGTGGACGCGGAACTCAGGCGCGCAAACGGCCTTCATTGGTCTAA